A portion of the Manihot esculenta cultivar AM560-2 chromosome 2, M.esculenta_v8, whole genome shotgun sequence genome contains these proteins:
- the LOC110608834 gene encoding wall-associated receptor kinase 2-like: MNRLMIHGLLLLSLAAASRAAASPPTIPPVYAKHGCPHSCGNLSIPYPFGTREGCFLDDTFFINCTVTKNNDFVPYLGHGNVTVLNISLDGKLRIFSWLARDCYNKSGERTSNRPWYRLFSFTLSFSRNKFIAVGCDTYAWVEDSVEYSYATGCLSLCKTNDLMVNGSCSGRGCCEISIPKGIRDFSVTVTSYNNHTRVMNFNPCSYAFVVEDGVYNFSTLDLVNLQNNRKGFPVVIDWVISNKTCKEAGQNITAYACKENSVCRDSENLHGHYCDCRSGFEGNPYLPNSCKDIDECEDPSLNQCIDAKHCRNEVGSYVCFCPKGYHGDGTKNGTRCTARDKTKAIIGACIAVSLAFVILAFVSWGLQRRKINKLKEKNFRNNGGPVLQQLLSKIERSAEKAKIFTEDELKKATYNFNESEIVGQGGFGIVYKGTLDHKSVAIKKSKVMDHDQIEQFVNEVVVLCQIKHPNVVKLIGCCLETSVPLLVYEFINNKTLYYHIHNEVVESSMPWKTRLRIAVETADALAHMHSDAPIHIIHRDVKSENILLDDNFQAKVSDFGVSRLVPLDQTQLPTLVQGTFGYIDPEYFHSGLLNEKSDVYSFGVVLLELLIGQKVISSDRPEKDKNLAAFFIDRMKEDRLFEILHERVRNEGNSEQLKGVAELARRCLRMKGVKRPTMKEVKMELEELMMGNCVHVDVATNDIEETEPLLGLLTNSNGTSVWMGPDSVKFQAALQLESGR; the protein is encoded by the exons ATGAACCGCTTGATGATTCACGGGCTGCTACTGTTATCATTGGCAGCTGCATCGAGAGCAGCAGCGTCACCACCAACAATACCTCCTGTCTATGCCAAACATGGATGCCCACATAGTTGTGGGAACCTCAGCATCCCATATCCATTTGGCACTCGCGAAGGGTGCTTCCTAGATGATACTTTCTTCATAAACTGTACTGTTACCAAGAATAATGATTTTGTGCCATATTTGGGACATGGAAATGTAACCGTCCTGAACATATCACTTGATGGTAAGCTTCGAATCTTCTCCTGGTTGGCCCGCGATTGCTATAACAAAAGTGGGGAAAGAACTTCTAATCGCCCATGGTACAGATTATTCTcatttaccctctcattttcCCGAAACAAGTTTATTGCCGTAGGTTGTGACACTTATGCATGGGTTGAAGATTCTGTGGAATATAGCTATGCTACTGGATGTTTGTCACTGTGTAAGACAAATGATTTAATGGTTAACGGGTCTTGCTCTGGTAGAGGCTGCTGCGAAATCTCCATTCCTAAAGGCATAAGGGATTTCAGTGTTACTGTGACGAGCTATAACAACCACACACGAGTAATGAACTTCAACCCTTGCAGCTACGCTTTTGTCGTTGAAGATGGTGTGTATAATTTTTCTACATTAGATCTTGTTAATTTACAAAACAACAGAAAGGGGTTCCCTGTGGTAATTGATTGGGTAATCAGTAATAAGACATGTAAagaagctggacagaacatAACAGCTTATGCATGTAAGGAGAATAGTGTATGTCGTGACTCTGAAAATCTACATGGGCATTATTGTGACTGCCGCAGTGGTTTCGAGGGAAATCCTTACCTCCCAAATAGCTGCAAAG ATATTGACGAGTGTGAGGACCCCAGCCTCAACCAATGCATAGATGCCAAACATTGTCGAAATGAAGTTGGAAGCTATGTATGTTTCTGTCCCAAGGGTTACCATGGCGATGGAACTAAAAACGGAACACGTTGTACCGCTCGAGACAAGACAAAAGCTATCATCG gAGCATGTATTGCCGTTTCCCTTGCATTTGTGATCTTGGCATTTGTATCATGGGGGCTTCAAAGAAGGAAAATCAACAAGCTTAAAGAGAAAAACTTCAGGAACAACGGTGGGCCAGTGTTGCAACAATTACTCTCCAAGATTGAAAGATCTGCAGAGAAAGCTAAAATTTTCACAGAAGATGAGCTAAAAAAGGCAACGTACAATTTTAACGAAAGTGAAATTGTGGGCCAAGGAGGTTTTGGGATAGTTTACAAAGGAACTCTAGATCACAAATCAGTAGCAATCAAGAAGTCTAAAGTTATGGACCATGATCAGATTGAACAATTTGTTAACGAGGTGGTCGTTCTCTGCCAAATCAAGCATCCAAACGTGGTAAAACTCATAGGTTGTTGCTTGGAAACATCAGTTCCCTTGTTAGTCTACGAGTTTATCAACAACAAGACCCTCTATTATCACATACACAATGAAGTTGTTGAGTCCTCCATGCCATGGAAAACTCGTCTGAGGATTGCAGTGGAAACTGCAGATGCACTTGCTCATATGCATTCTGACGCTCCTATACATATCATTCACAGAGATGTTAAATCAGAGAACATACTCTTGGATGATAATTTCCAAGCAAAAGTATCAGATTTTGGGGTTTCGAGATTGGTTCCTTTGGATCAAACTCAGCTACCTACATTGGTTCAAGGAACATTTGGATACATAGATCCTGAATACTTTCATTCAGGATTGTTGAATGAAAAGAGTGATGTGTATAGTTTCGGGGTTGTCCTTTTAGAGCTCTTGATAGGACAGAAGGTGATTTCTTCTGATAGGCCTGAAAAGGACAAAAATCTGGCTGCTTTCTTCATTGATAGAATGAAAGAAGATCGCTTATTTGAGATTCTCCATGAACGAGTGAGAAATGAAGGAAACTCGGAGCAGCTTAAAGGGGTTGCTGAGCTCGCAAGACGCTGCTTAAGAATGAAGGGAGTGAAAAGACCTACAATGAAGGAAGTGAAAATGGAGCTTGAGGAACTAATGATGGGCAACTGCGTTCATGTTGATGTTGCCACTAACGATATTGAAGAGACTGAGCCCCTACTTGGTCTGCTAACCAACTCCAACGGCACTAGTGTATGGATGGGGCCTGATAGTGTTAAGTTTCAAGCAGCCCTGCAGTTAGAGAGTGGACGTTAA
- the LOC110609734 gene encoding putative wall-associated receptor kinase-like 16, translating to MVFLVRLLVALVLVGVLLAVAPATAQLAKPNCPDHCGNVSIPYPFGLNFDCSLNKDFLITCKSSKTTDSTPPQKEAFLRDSNIKVINISMDGELQIRSEVSRRCFSSGGEDWRTNWLRLSKFTVSSKNKFTVVGCDSYAYLLGSRAGLKYSAGCMSICDSIKSVYNKSCAGSGCCQIEIPDGLSYTNVTAYSFDRHEKVQDFNPCTYAFVVEDGKFNFSSEYLEKIPQDKKFTMVLEWSIEKAGDHKLSSACKDDATSYNLDNDSGYRCKCKDGYEGNPYIGCRDIDECARQNNCSHKCTNTDGNYTCTCPKGYHGDGRKDGQRCTASQFPLMKIIIGVGIGVIVLFVATSWLYLVLKQRKLIKLREKFFRENGGFILRQKLSGQQGNPDMAKIFTDEELKKATNNFDESTVVGKGGFGTVYRGILADNREVAIKKSISVDQNQIEQFINEVVVLSQINHRNVVKLLGCCLETPVPLLVYEFISNGTVFDCMHNQRNASALSWELRLRIAAETAGALSYLHSAASVPIIHRDVKTTNMLLDANYTAKLSDFGASRLVPLDETQLSTMVQGTLGYLDPEYLRTNQLTEKSDVYSFGVVLAELLTGKKALSFDRPEKERSLAAHFLTRVEEGKLFEILERHIVNEGNEEQVMEVARLAKRCLNLKGDERPSMKEVAMELEGLHMMNMHPWAVVNAEETEYLLTREESNAFNNGDGLTASSAGIDSMKDNLLVSVGGGR from the exons ATGGTTTTCTTGGTTAGATTACTGGTGGCCCTTGTTCTTGTCGGGGTGCTTCTAGCAGTAGCACCGGCAACAGCTCAATTAGCCAAGCCCAATTGCCCAGACCATTGTGGAAATGTAAGCATCCCATATCCATTTGGCTTAAACTTTGATTGTAGCCTAAACAAAGATTTCCTTATCACTTGCAAGAGCAGCAAGACCACCGATTCTACACCTCCACAGAAAGAAGCTTTTTTGCGGGATTCTAATATTAAGGTTATAAACATAAGTATGGATGGCGAACTGCAAATAAGGAGCGAGGTATCCCGACGTTGCTTCTCGTCCGGCGGTGAGGACTGGAGAACAAATTGGCTGCGTTTGTCAAAGTTCACAGTTTCCTCGAAGAACAAGTTCACTGTTGTGGGATGTGACAGCTACGCgtaccttctagggtctcgagCAGGGTTAAAGTACAGTGCCGGATGCATGTCCATCTGCGACTCCATCAAGTCTGTGTATAACAAGTCTTGCGCAGGTAGTGGATGTTGCCAGATAGAGATTCCTGATGGACTATCCTATACAAATGTAACAGCATACAGTTTCGACCGCCATGAAAAGGTGCAAGATTTCAATCCCTGCACCTACGCCTTCGTTGTAGAAGATGGCAAATTCAACTTCTCTAGTGAATATCTCGAGAAAATCCCACAAGATAAAAAGTTCACGATGGTGCTTGAATGGTCAATTGAGAAGGCCGGTGATCACAAACTAAGCTCTGCCTGCAAGGATGATGCTACGAGTTATAATCTAGACAACGATTCTGGATATCGTTGTAAATGCAAGGATGGGTACGAGGGGAATCCATATATTGGCTGTAGAG ACATCGACGAATGCGCTCGTCAAAATAACTGTTCACACAAATGCACTAATACGGATGGAAATTATACGTGCACTTGCCCGAAGGGATACCATGGGGATGGGAGAAAAGACGGACAAAGATGCACAGCTTCTCAATTTCCCCTTATGAAGATAATTATTG GTGTTGGCATAGGAGTTATAGTCTTGTTTGTTGCCACCTCTTGGCTCTACTTGGTTTTAAAGCAGAGAAAGCTCATCAAACTTAGAGAGAAATTCTTCAGGGAAAATGGGGGTTTTATCTTGCGACAGAAATTATCTGGACAACAAGGAAACCCTGACATGGCAAAAATCTTTACAGATGAGGAGTTGAAGAAGGCCACCAACAATTTTGACGAGAGCACCGTCGTTGGCAAAGGAGGCTTTGGAACTGTTTATAGGGGAATTTTAGCTGACAACAGAGAAGTTGCCATCAAGAAATCAATCTCCGTTGATCAAAACCAAATCGAGCAATTCATCAATGAGGTGGTTGTGCTGTCTCAAATTAACCATAGGAATGTGGTCAAGCTTTTGGGTTGTTGTTTAGAGACTCCAGTCCCCCTGCTAGTTTATGAATTCATCTCCAACGGTACAGTCTTCGATTGCATGCATAACCAAAGAAATGCATCAGCTCTCTCTTGGGAGCTACGTCTGAGGATAGCAGCAGAAACGGCAGGAGCTCTATCTTATCTGCATTCTGCAGCTTCTGTACCGATCATCCATAGGGATGTGAAGACTACCAACATGCTGTTAGATGCTAATTACACCGCAAAATTGTCTGACTTTGGAGCTTCAAGATTAGTTCCACTAGATGAAACTCAGTTATCTACAATGGTGCAAGGAACACTGGGATACCTAGACCCAGAATACTTGCGTACAAATCAACTGACTGAGAAGAGCGATGTGTATAGCTTTGGAGTAGTGCTTGCGGAGCTACTAACGGGCAAGAAAGCACTTTCTTTCGATCGGCCTGAGAAGGAAAGGAGTCTAGCTGCGCATTTCCTTACTCGTGTGGAAGAGGGCAAATTGTTTGAAATTCTTGAGAGGCATATTGTGAATGAGGGAAACGAAGAGCAGGTAATGGAAGTGGCTCGGCTGGCGAAGAGGTGTTTGAATTTGAAAGGGGACGAAAGGCCTTCCATGAAGGAAGTAGCAATGGAACTGGAAGGCCTCCACATGATGAACATGCATCCATGGGCGGTTGTGAATGCAGAGGAAACAGAGTACTTGCTCACCAGAGAGGAATCCAATGCTTTCAATAATGGAGACGGACTCACTGCATCAAGTGCTGGGATTGATAGCATGAAGGACAATTTACTTGTATCAGTAGGAGGTGGCAGATGA
- the LOC110608835 gene encoding wall-associated receptor kinase 2, whose translation MNRLIIHGLLLLTLAAASKAAASPPTIPPVYAKPGCPHSCGNLSIPYPFGTREGCFLDDTFFINCTVTKNNDFVPYLRHGNVKVLNISLDGKLRIFSLLARDCYSKSGERIFSNQPWNRLFTFTLSFSRNKFIAVGCDTYAWVEDPVEYSYATGCLSLCQTNDLMVNGSCSGRGCCESSIPKGIRDYSVTVRSYNNHTRVMNFNPCSYAFVVEDGVYNFSTLDLVNLQNNRKGFPVVIDWVISNKACKEARQNITAYACKENSVCRDSENLHGYYCDCLSGFEGNPYLPNSCKDIDECEDPSLNQCIYAKHCRNEVGSYECFCPKGYHGDGTKNGTGCTARDKTKVIIGKSITKILPGQRCLKFLFVKSNNFNFLGACIAVSLAFAILAFVSWGLQRRKINKLKEKNFRNNGGLVLQQLLSKIEISAEKAKIFTEDELKKATYNFNESEIVGRGGFGIVYKGTLDHKSVAIKKSKVMDHDQIEQFVNEVVVLCQIKHPNVVKLIGCCLETSVPLLVYEFINNKTLHYHIHNEVVESPMPWKTRLRIAVETADALAHMHSDAPIHIIHRDVKSENILLDDNFQAKVSDFGVSRLVPLDQTQLPTLVQGTFGYIDPEYFHSGLLNEKSDVYSFGVVLLELLIGQKVISSDRPEKDKNLAAFFIDRMKEDRLFEILHERVRNEGNSEQLKGVAELARRCLRMKGVKRPTMKEVKMELEELMMGNCVHVEFATNDIEETEPLLDLLTNSNGTSVSMGPDSVKFQAALQLESGR comes from the exons ATGAACCGCTTGATAATTCACGGGCTGCTACTGTTAACATTGGCAGCTGCATCGAAAGCAGCAGCATCACCACCGACAATACCTCCTGTCTATGCCAAACCTGGATGCCCACATAGTTGTGGGAACCTCAGCATCCCATATCCATTTGGCACTCGCGAAGGATGCTTCCTAGATGATACTTTCTTCATAAACTGTACTGTTACCAAGAATAATGATTTTGTGCCATATTTGCGACATGGAAATGTAAAGGTCCTGAACATATCACTTGATGGTAAGCTTCGAATCTTCTCCTTGTTGGCCCGCGATTGCTATAGCAAAAGCGGGGAAAGAATATTTTCTAATCAACCGTGGAACAGATTATTCACATTCACCCTCTCATTTTCCCGAAACAAGTTTATTGCCGTAGGTTGTGACACTTATGCATGGGTTGAAGATCCTGTGGAATATAGCTATGCTACTGGATGTTTGTCACTCTGTCAGACAAATGATTTAATGGTTAACGGGTCTTGCTCTGGTAGAGGCTGCTGCGAAAGCTCCATTCCTAAAGGCATAAGGGATTACAGTGTTACTGTGAGGAGCTATAACAACCACACACGAGTAATGAACTTCAACCCTTGCAGCTACGCTTTTGTCGTTGAAGATGGTGTGTATAATTTTTCTACATTAGATCTTGTTAATTTACAAAACAACAGAAAGGGGTTCCCTGTGGTAATTGATTGGGTAATCAGTAATAAGGCATGTAAAGAAGCTCGACAGAACATAACAGCTTATGCATGTAAGGAGAATAGTGTATGTCGTGACTCTGAAAATCTACATGGGTATTATTGTGACTGCCTCAGTGGTTTCGAGGGAAATCCTTACCTCCCAAATAGCTGCAAAG ATATTGATGAGTGTGAGGACCCTAGCCTCAACCAATGCATATATGCCAAACATTGTCGAAATGAAGTTGGAAGCTATGAATGTTTCTGTCCCAAGGGTTACCATGGCGATGGAACTAAAAACGGAACAGGTTGTACCGCTCGAGACAAGACAAAAGTTATCATCGGTAAGTCCATAACTAAAATCTTACC agGGCAAAGGTGCCTGAAATTTCTATTTGTTAAgagtaataattttaattttctaggAGCATGTATTGCCGTTTCCCTTGCATTTGCGATCTTGGCATTTGTATCATGGGGGCTTCAAAGAAGGAAAATCAACAAGCTTAAAGAGAAAAACTTCAGGAACAATGGTGGGCTAGTGTTGCAACAATTACTCTCCAAGATTGAAATATCTGCAGAGAAAGCTAAAATTTTCACAGAAGATGAGCTCAAAAAGGCAACGTACAATTTTAACGAAAGTGAAATTGTGGGCCGAGGAGGTTTTGGGATAGTTTACAAAGGAACTCTAGATCACAAATCAGTAGCAATCAAGAAGTCTAAAGTTATGGACCATGATCAGATTGAACAATTTGTTAACGAGGTGGTCGTTCTCTGCCAAATCAAGCATCCAAACGTGGTAAAACTCATAGGTTGTTGCTTGGAAACATCAGTTCCCTTGTTAGTCTACGAGTTTATCAACAACAAGACCCTCCATTATCACATACACAATGAAGTTGTTGAGTCCCCCATGCCATGGAAAACTCGTCTGAGGATTGCAGTGGAAACTGCAGATGCACTTGCTCATATGCATTCTGACGCTCCTATACATATCATTCACAGAGATGTTAAATCAGAGAACATACTCTTGGATGATAATTTCCAAGCAAAAGTATCAGATTTTGGAGTTTCGAGATTGGTTCCTTTGGATCAAACTCAGCTACCTACATTGGTTCAAGGAACATTTGGATACATAGATCCTGAATACTTTCATTCAGGATTGTTGAATGAAAAGAGTGATGTGTATAGTTTCGGGGTTGTCCTTTTAGAGCTCTTGATAGGACAGAAGGTGATTTCTTCTGATAGGCCTGAAAAGGACAAAAATCTGGCTGCTTTCTTCATTGATAGAATGAAAGAAGATCGCTTATTTGAGATTCTCCATGAACGAGTGAGAAATGAAGGAAACTCGGAGCAGCTTAAAGGGGTTGCTGAGCTCGCAAGACGCTGCTTAAGAATGAAGGGAGTGAAAAGACCTACAATGAAGGAAGTGAAAATGGAGCTTGAGGAACTAATGATGGGCAACTGCGTTCATGTTGAATTTGCCACTAACGATATTGAAGAGACTGAGCCCCTACTTGATCTGCTAACCAACTCCAATGGCACTAGTGTATCAATGGGGCCTGATAGTGTTAAGTTTCAAGCAGCCCTGCAGTTAGAGAGTGGACGTTAA
- the LOC110609736 gene encoding F-box protein PP2-B10 has translation MSKLPETESCVAHVLSFTSPPEACRLSLISRTFNEASKSDTVWNRFLPADYQSIVSRSSDSSLLSSRLPKKHIFLSLCDNPILIDDGKMSFALDKWSGKKCYMISARHLMIVWGDTPAYWRWISVPGSRFTEVAELKAVCWFEIRGKINTSMLSPRTLYKAYLVFKLTAGSYGNGFEDRPVEGIVGLVESGSSKRTIYLDNRIRRHNIDEASVASREDSGNYPKIRGDRWLEIELGEFLNEEGDSGELEISVLEVKRLNWKRGLIVEGIEIRPASGI, from the exons ATGTCGAAATTGCCGGAAACTGAAAGCTGTGTGGCTCACGTCCTTTCCTTTACTAGCCCTCCGGAAGCATGCAGATTATCGCTCATTTCTCGAACGTTCAACGAAGCTTCTAAATCCGACACCGTTTGGAATAGGTTCCTACCTGCCGATTATCAGTCTATTGTTTCCCGATCGTCTGATTCTTCTCTGCTGTCTTCTCGTCTTCCCAAGAAACACATATTTCTCAGCCTATGCGATAATCCAATCCTCATCGACGACGGCAAAATG AGCTTTGCGTTGGACAAATGGAGTGGGAAGAAATGCTACATGATTTCTGCACGGCATCTCATGATTGTTTGGGGCGATACTCCTGCTTATTGGCGGTGGATTTCTGTACCCGGCTCCag ATTCACAGAGGTGGCAGAGCTTAAAGCTGTGTGTTGGTTCGAAATCCGTGGCAAAATTAACACCTCCATGCTATCCCCAAGAACATTATATAAAGCTTATCTGGTGTTCAAATTAACAGCAGGCTCTTATGGTAATGGATTCGAAGACCGACCAGTAGAGGGCATAGTGGGACTTGTTGAGAGCGGAAGCAGCAAGCGTACCATTTATTTGGACAATCGAATTAGGAGGCATAATATTGATGAAGCATCTGTAGCAAGTAGAGAAGACAGTGGAAACTATCCAAAAATAAGAGGAGATAGATGGCTGGAGATTGAATTGGGTGAGTTCTTGAATGAGGAAGGCGACTCTGGAGAGTTGGAAATCAGTGTTTTAGAAGTGAAACGTCTTAACTGGAAGCGTGGTCTGATTGTTGAAGGGATAGAGATCAGGCCTGCAAGTGGTATATAA